TGAGGAGAGGGTCGTGACGACGATGACGGAAGCGTCCGTACGCGAGTTCAAGATGCCGGACGTGGGCGAGGGCCTGACCGAGGCCGAGATCCTCAAGTGGTACGTCCAGCCCGGCGACACGGTCACCGACGGCCAGATCGTCTGCGAGGTGGAGACGGCCAAGGCCGCCGTCGAGCTGCCCATCCCGTACGACGGCGTGGTGCGCGCCCTGCACTTCCCCGAGGGCACGACGGTCGACGTGGGCACGTCGATCATCGCGGTCGAGGTGGGCGGCGCCCCCGGCAGCGAGCCGCAGGCACCCCAGGCGACCCAGGCACCGCAGGCCGCCGGCGCCCCGCAGGCGCCCGCGGCGGAGGAGGCCGAGCCGCAGGGCCGCCAGCCGGTGTTGGTCGGCTACGGCGTGGCCGCCACGTCCACCAAGCGCCGCCCCCGCAAGGGCGCCGGGACGCCGGCCCAGCCGGCCGCGACGGCCGTCCAGGCGGAGCTGAACGGCCACGCCCCGCAGGCCGCCGCGCCCGCCCCGGCGCAGCCCGCCGCCTCGCAGCAGCGCCCGCTGGCCAAGCCGCCGGTGCGCAAGCTGGCCAAGGACCTGGGCGTCGACCTGGCCACGGTCACCCCGACCGGCCCGGACGGCATCATCACCCGCGAGGACGTGCACGCGGCGGCGGCGCCGCAGGCTCCGGCCGCCGTCCCGGCCCCCGCCGCCGCCCCGGCAGCCCCCCAGGCCGCCGCGGCCCCCGCCGCCGGATCCGACGCGGCGCGCGAGACCCGGATCCCGGTCAAGGGCGTCCGCAAGGCCACGGCCGCGGCGATGGTCGGCTCGGCGTTCACCGCGCCGCACGTCACGGAGTTCGTGACGGTGGACGTCACGCGCACCATGAAGCTGGTGGAGGAGCTGAAGCAGGACAAGGAGTTCAGCGGTCTGCGGGTGAACCCGCTGCTGCTGATCGCCAAGGCGCTGCTGGTCGCCGTCCGGCGCAACCCGGACATCAACGCGTC
Above is a genomic segment from Streptomyces glaucescens containing:
- a CDS encoding dihydrolipoamide acetyltransferase family protein; its protein translation is MTTMTEASVREFKMPDVGEGLTEAEILKWYVQPGDTVTDGQIVCEVETAKAAVELPIPYDGVVRALHFPEGTTVDVGTSIIAVEVGGAPGSEPQAPQATQAPQAAGAPQAPAAEEAEPQGRQPVLVGYGVAATSTKRRPRKGAGTPAQPAATAVQAELNGHAPQAAAPAPAQPAASQQRPLAKPPVRKLAKDLGVDLATVTPTGPDGIITREDVHAAAAPQAPAAVPAPAAAPAAPQAAAAPAAGSDAARETRIPVKGVRKATAAAMVGSAFTAPHVTEFVTVDVTRTMKLVEELKQDKEFSGLRVNPLLLIAKALLVAVRRNPDINASWDEAAQEIVVKHYVNLGIAAATPRGLIVPNIKDAHTKTLPELAESLGELVGTAREGRTSPAAMQGGTITITNVGVFGVDTGTPILNPGESAILAVGAIKLQPWVHKGKVKPRQVTTLALSFDHRLVDGELGSKVLADVAAVLEQPKRLITWA